A portion of the Streptomyces sp. NBC_01335 genome contains these proteins:
- a CDS encoding putative bifunctional diguanylate cyclase/phosphodiesterase encodes MSGTSEGHRPPAGTSPGAPPAADTERHRPETALLAYRSAFRSAAFAMAVVDGAGAVVHANEALARMTGTPAADLAGQPVAALVGLSPDDHAWRAYREVLRGRRSRFRCTRRLKHRDGRPLWAEITVVPMADPTAGDPGRALLTVADISDRHELQQRLRHLQMHDAVTRLPNRTLFFERLSAALELSPFQDSSLLPRPGRIGLCYLDLDGFKAVNDTLGHRAGDRLLAAVAGRLSDVAGRDPYHRDGSHFVARLGGDEFAVLVEESQGTQQLLDLADALLTAVQQPFDLAGQRLSVSASIGVVERASAGTSPTGLMQAADTTLYWAKADGKARWTLFDSERNAHRMTRQALSSALRPAVDRGEFALEYQPLVGMADGVVRGVEALVRWNHPQFGVLGPNRFVAIAEEDGSIVRLGRWVLRTACRQARRWQLDHPDGPALFVSVNVAVRQVWDTDLVAEVRDVLAETGLDPGLLQLELTESAVMGSAGRPLRALQALSDMGVRIAIDDFGTGYSNLAYLSRLPVSVLKLDGSFVRGFRYDDGGRHPSPADETIVEALVELAHRLGLTVTAECVETAEQAERLRRIGCDTGQGWLYSRAVAPERIAELIEAGGVAASGAP; translated from the coding sequence GTGAGCGGAACCTCCGAAGGGCACAGGCCCCCGGCAGGCACATCCCCCGGCGCACCCCCGGCGGCGGACACGGAGCGTCACCGCCCGGAGACCGCGCTGCTCGCCTACCGGTCCGCCTTCCGCAGCGCCGCGTTCGCCATGGCCGTGGTGGACGGCGCCGGGGCGGTCGTCCACGCCAACGAGGCGCTCGCCCGGATGACCGGGACCCCCGCCGCCGACCTCGCCGGACAGCCCGTCGCCGCTCTCGTCGGCCTCAGCCCCGACGACCACGCCTGGCGGGCCTACCGCGAAGTGCTGCGCGGACGGCGTTCCCGGTTCCGCTGCACCCGCCGGCTCAAGCACCGGGACGGCCGGCCGCTCTGGGCCGAGATCACCGTCGTACCGATGGCCGATCCCACGGCGGGCGACCCGGGCCGGGCGCTGCTGACGGTGGCCGACATCAGCGACCGGCACGAGCTCCAGCAGCGGCTGCGCCACCTCCAGATGCACGACGCGGTGACCCGGCTGCCCAACCGGACCCTCTTCTTCGAGCGGCTCTCGGCGGCGCTGGAGCTGTCGCCGTTCCAGGACAGCTCGCTGCTGCCGCGCCCCGGCCGGATCGGCCTCTGCTACCTGGACCTGGACGGCTTCAAGGCCGTCAACGACACCCTGGGGCACCGGGCCGGCGACCGGCTGCTCGCCGCCGTGGCCGGACGGCTGAGCGACGTCGCCGGGCGCGACCCGTACCACCGCGACGGCAGCCACTTCGTGGCGCGGCTCGGGGGCGACGAGTTCGCCGTGCTGGTCGAGGAGTCGCAGGGCACCCAGCAGCTGCTTGACCTGGCGGACGCGCTGCTCACGGCGGTGCAGCAGCCGTTCGACCTGGCGGGGCAGCGGCTCTCCGTCTCCGCCTCGATCGGGGTGGTGGAACGCGCCTCGGCGGGCACCTCCCCCACCGGGCTGATGCAGGCCGCCGACACCACGCTCTACTGGGCGAAGGCGGACGGCAAGGCCCGCTGGACCCTCTTCGACTCCGAGCGCAACGCCCACCGGATGACCCGGCAGGCGCTCTCCTCGGCACTGCGGCCGGCCGTCGACCGCGGCGAGTTCGCCCTGGAGTACCAGCCGCTGGTCGGCATGGCCGACGGGGTGGTGCGGGGCGTCGAGGCGCTGGTGCGGTGGAACCACCCGCAGTTCGGGGTGCTCGGACCGAACCGCTTCGTCGCCATCGCCGAGGAGGACGGCTCGATCGTGCGGCTCGGCCGCTGGGTGCTGCGTACGGCCTGCCGCCAGGCCCGCCGCTGGCAGCTGGACCATCCGGACGGGCCGGCGCTGTTCGTCAGCGTCAACGTCGCCGTACGGCAGGTCTGGGACACCGACCTGGTCGCGGAGGTCCGGGACGTCCTCGCCGAGACCGGCCTCGATCCCGGGCTGCTGCAACTGGAGCTGACGGAGTCCGCCGTCATGGGCTCGGCGGGCCGCCCGCTGCGGGCGCTCCAGGCGTTGAGCGACATGGGCGTACGGATCGCCATCGACGACTTCGGCACCGGCTACTCCAACCTCGCCTACCTCAGCCGGCTCCCCGTCTCCGTGCTGAAGCTGGACGGCTCCTTCGTACGCGGCTTCCGCTACGACGACGGCGGCAGGCACCCGAGCCCGGCCGACGAGACCATCGTGGAGGCGCTGGTGGAGCTGGCGCACCGGCTGGGGCTGACGGTGACGGCGGAGTGCGTGGAGACGGCGGAGCAGGCCGAGCGGCTGCGCAGGATCGGCTGCGACACCGGGCAGGGCTGGCTGTACTCGCGTGCGGTCGCCCCGGAGCGGATCGCCGAACTGATCGAGGCGGGCGGGGTGGCCGCGTCCGGGGCCCCTTGA
- a CDS encoding LLM class flavin-dependent oxidoreductase: MDENRGDEIRNDGDGAAVGAAEGRTDGGRTDGGRTDTVRGTAGGNAPVPLSVLDLVTVGKGRTASEALRTSVDIAKLAERRGFHRFWVAEHHSMPGVASSSPAVILAHLAAHTDRIRLGSGGVMLPNHAPLVIAEQFGTLEAMAPGRVDLGLGRAPGTDGATAAALRRTERLGEGADDFPQQLAELTRFLDDDFPDGHPYSRIHAVPGPVQATSDGGVQSPARPPIWLLGSSGFSARLAGMLGLPFAFAHHFSARNTIPALDLYRESFRPSAVLDAPYALIGAAALAAGTEAEARRQVLTGALSMLRLRTGRPGLVPTPEEAEAYTFGPLESDFVDEWLGNIVYGTSEQVRAGLDDLAKRTGADELMITANAHGGEARLRSYELIADAYGLPTL; the protein is encoded by the coding sequence GTGGACGAGAACCGAGGCGACGAGATCCGGAACGACGGCGACGGAGCCGCAGTCGGAGCCGCCGAAGGCCGGACCGACGGCGGCCGGACCGACGGCGGCCGGACCGACACCGTCAGGGGTACGGCGGGCGGCAACGCCCCCGTGCCCCTGTCCGTGCTCGACCTGGTGACCGTGGGCAAGGGCCGCACCGCGAGCGAGGCGCTCCGCACCAGCGTGGACATCGCGAAGCTGGCCGAGCGGCGCGGATTCCACCGCTTCTGGGTCGCCGAGCACCACTCCATGCCCGGTGTCGCCTCGTCCTCCCCGGCCGTCATCCTGGCCCACCTCGCCGCCCACACCGACCGCATCCGGCTCGGTTCGGGCGGCGTGATGCTGCCCAACCACGCCCCTCTCGTCATCGCCGAGCAGTTCGGCACCCTGGAGGCGATGGCCCCCGGCCGGGTCGACCTCGGCCTCGGCCGCGCCCCCGGTACGGACGGCGCCACGGCCGCCGCGCTGCGCCGGACCGAGCGGCTGGGCGAGGGCGCCGACGACTTCCCGCAGCAGCTCGCCGAGCTGACCCGCTTCCTGGACGACGACTTCCCGGACGGCCACCCCTACTCCCGTATCCACGCCGTCCCCGGGCCCGTGCAGGCCACCTCCGACGGCGGGGTGCAGTCCCCGGCCCGCCCGCCGATCTGGCTCCTCGGCTCCTCCGGCTTCTCCGCACGGCTGGCCGGCATGCTCGGGCTGCCCTTCGCCTTCGCGCACCACTTCTCGGCCCGGAACACCATTCCGGCCCTGGACCTCTACCGGGAGTCCTTCCGGCCGTCCGCCGTGCTCGACGCCCCGTACGCCCTGATCGGCGCCGCCGCGCTCGCCGCCGGGACCGAGGCCGAGGCGCGCCGCCAGGTGCTCACCGGGGCGCTCAGCATGCTGCGGCTGCGCACCGGCCGCCCGGGCCTGGTGCCCACCCCGGAGGAGGCCGAGGCGTACACCTTCGGCCCGCTGGAGAGCGACTTCGTGGACGAGTGGCTCGGCAACATCGTGTACGGCACGTCCGAGCAGGTCCGCGCGGGCCTGGACGACCTGGCCAAGCGGACCGGCGCCGACGAGCTGATGATCACCGCCAACGCGCACGGCGGCGAGGCCCGGCTGCGCAGCTACGAGCTCATCGCCGACGCCTACGGCCTGCCCACGCTGTAG
- a CDS encoding maleate cis-trans isomerase family protein, translated as MTTVGLLYPGECAEDDFPRIEITLDSDIRLPLFRTGIGDDVRHVAALRELGSAERLDAGVEELRLAGADSLVWACTGGSFVLGRDGAQAQISALARSAGLPASSTSFAFVHAVQELGVRRVAVAATYPEDVAALFSDFLTAAGIEVVATRGSGIITGAEVARWDLDLVRELAIAGDHPDAEAVLLPDTALHTAAHVPELEQLLGKPVLAANPVTVWEGLRLTDRHIWAPGLGALFATREPPLGTVEPRGLEVRE; from the coding sequence ATGACGACCGTCGGACTTCTCTACCCGGGCGAATGCGCCGAGGACGACTTCCCACGGATCGAGATCACGCTGGACAGCGACATCAGACTGCCGCTGTTCCGCACCGGGATCGGCGACGACGTCCGCCACGTGGCGGCCCTGCGCGAACTGGGCTCCGCCGAGCGGCTCGACGCGGGCGTGGAGGAGCTCCGGCTGGCCGGAGCCGATTCGCTGGTGTGGGCCTGCACGGGCGGCAGTTTCGTCCTCGGCCGGGACGGTGCCCAGGCGCAGATCTCCGCGCTGGCGCGCTCCGCGGGACTCCCCGCGTCCAGCACGTCCTTCGCCTTCGTGCACGCCGTGCAGGAGCTCGGAGTCCGGCGGGTCGCGGTCGCCGCGACCTACCCGGAGGACGTCGCCGCACTGTTCAGCGACTTCCTGACGGCCGCCGGCATCGAGGTGGTCGCCACCCGGGGCAGCGGGATCATCACCGGCGCCGAGGTCGCCCGCTGGGACCTGGACCTCGTCCGCGAGCTCGCCATCGCCGGAGACCACCCCGACGCGGAGGCGGTGCTGCTCCCCGACACCGCCCTGCACACGGCGGCGCACGTCCCCGAGCTGGAGCAGCTCCTAGGCAAGCCGGTCCTCGCGGCCAACCCGGTCACCGTCTGGGAGGGGCTGCGGCTCACCGACCGCCACATCTGGGCGCCCGGACTCGGCGCCCTCTTCGCCACCCGCGAGCCCCCGCTCGGCACCGTCGAACCACGCGGACTCGAAGTCCGGGAGTGA
- a CDS encoding IclR family transcriptional regulator domain-containing protein: protein MTLRPEPTAPFHAVQHAFRVLETVSHHGDGVTETQLLRETGLPSARLTSLLLTLRREGYVEQIADGAYVLGASLLLLGSGPTRRLALEERLQKILAQLRDTVGAAVYMSRYVDGEVTVVQVLDGPLTPAVSEWVDFRSAAHASAVGKCLLAQLDQDARRDHIARHRPARLTSRTITDEKVLLATLDHHPSTVPMLDLQEYAVGTVCAAVPLTAGGSAGCLALSLPVGDTYRLREAAELLNRQAAPVLLSLAL from the coding sequence GTGACATTGCGACCGGAACCAACGGCGCCGTTCCACGCGGTGCAGCACGCTTTCCGCGTGCTCGAAACGGTCTCCCACCACGGCGACGGCGTGACCGAAACGCAGCTCCTGCGCGAGACCGGACTGCCGTCCGCCCGCCTCACCTCCCTGCTGCTGACGCTGCGCCGCGAGGGGTACGTCGAGCAGATCGCGGACGGCGCGTACGTCCTCGGCGCCTCGCTGCTCCTCCTCGGCTCGGGCCCCACCCGGCGCCTCGCCCTGGAGGAACGGCTCCAGAAGATCCTGGCGCAGCTGCGCGACACGGTCGGTGCGGCGGTCTACATGAGCCGGTACGTCGACGGCGAGGTCACCGTGGTCCAGGTGCTGGACGGCCCCCTGACCCCGGCGGTCAGCGAGTGGGTGGACTTCCGCTCGGCGGCGCACGCCAGCGCGGTCGGCAAGTGCCTGCTGGCCCAGCTGGACCAGGACGCCCGGCGCGACCACATCGCGCGCCACCGCCCGGCGCGGCTCACCTCCCGGACCATCACGGACGAGAAGGTGCTGCTGGCCACCCTCGACCACCACCCCTCGACGGTCCCGATGCTGGACCTCCAGGAGTACGCGGTGGGCACGGTCTGCGCGGCGGTCCCGCTGACCGCGGGCGGCTCGGCGGGCTGCCTGGCGCTGTCGCTCCCGGTCGGCGACACCTACCGGCTGCGCGAGGCCGCCGAGCTGCTGAACCGGCAGGCCGCGCCGGTCCTGCTGTCCCTGGCGCTCTGA